Below is a genomic region from Planctomycetia bacterium.
CAAACAATAGACCAACACGATGCCCGACGCACCGAGCACGATGACCGTGCGGCGAACGGTCGTGGCGGAGAATTCCGGCGCCGCGCCGAAACTACTGAAGAGATAAACGTTGGCTCGTTCGGGAAGCGGAGTTTCGTGGCGCGCGCCGCACCAGTTCTCTAAATCGGCTTGCGAGAGGGGTGGGCGACGGACCAAGAAGATGCCGTCCCAAGTCCAGGTATATTCCGGAACATAAGCGTCGGAAGCATCGAGCAAGTATTGATCTGCGACCAGCGCCACTTGGCGATACACGTTGCGTACGGCGGCGACGTGCTCGATCGTCGGTGGATCGAACGTGGCCCAAGGGCCGAGCTCGGTCGCCACGACACGATAACGCAAATCAAGTACGAACTCCCGCTCGCGAGCGTTCGCGGGGAGGCGCAGCACCAAGCTGCGTTGCGAGATCGGCTCGGCGAAGTCGGCGATCGAACCGTTCACGGTCGCCGTCGCACCCGTAGCGCCGGCGGGAAGGCGAAGCTCGACCGTCGGGGCGCTCGAGGTGAAGCGAAACACGGCCCGTTCTTGACGAACCGAGCCCATCATGATCGTTTGAATCCAAAGCCGCTCGACGAGCGCATCGTTGGTCGGGGCCGGGTCGTCCCAGCGAACACCAAGCATCGTCTCCGGGCCGGCGGCCGCAGAGCGAAGCACGAGCTCTCGACGAGCGCCGGTGGTCGTATCTTGTTTATCGGGAGCTTTGCGCCAAGTTTCGTCGAAGTGCTGGATCGTGAGGCCGGGAACCTCGACGATGCGCAATTCATTTTCGTCGAGCTCGCCATCGACCGGCGCAAGGAGCGGAATGCGGAGTGCGACGCTGGCTTGCGCCACCGCTTGCTCTTCCGGAATCGGATAGCTTGCCGTGATGTCGAACGTGCCGAGCCGCGCAGTCGGAAGATGTACGCGAATGCGTGCGGGCTTATTCGGGTTGCCCGCGTCTTCTTCGACGACGACCCAAGAGATCGGCTCGCCGGCGAGTTTCAATTCCAGTCGACCTTTATCGGTGAGCCGAATGGGGACGTCGAATTCCAGCGCGTCGAGCCGCTCGCGCGTCACGATATACGTGAAGGTCTGTCGCGCTTGTCCTCCCTCGCGCGAAAGAGTCAGCTGCGAGTTCGCACGGACATGGATCCGACGCGACAGGGAACGAACATCGGCGGTGAAAGTCGCATCGGCCGAATCGGCGGAATAAGACCAAGAACTTCCGCCACCGGCCGATTTCACGTCGCTCCGCTTGCGGCGCGTGAGGCCCGTATGCAATGAGTCTCGTGGCGAAAGTTCGACGTTGTCGGCAGCTTCGACGGTGAACGTCGCCGGGCCGACGACGTTCGCTTGCGGTTTGGGGAGCGCGAGCGAGATCGATTTTACATCGGCCGGAAGCTCGCGATGCGCGCGTATCTTGATTTCGAAATCGCCGATCGAGGGCTGCAGCAACGCGATCGTCAACGGATCCGACTGCCCGAGTACAACGGCTTTCGTATTAACGATCTCGGCCGGCCCGACTTCATCGACTTGCCAATCGAGCATCTGGATCGGCAACGCGAAGACCTTCGCACCGCCGACCCGATATTTGAGCTTGGCCGTAAGGAAGGCGCTTTTGGGGGTGATATCGACGACATATTCGGGATCGATCGAGACGCGCGTCTCGCGCGGCACGAGCCGAGCCAGCAGCGAAAACGGACGACCGTAATACTCGAAGATCGAGGCCCCTTCGCGGCCGCGCAGAAACTCGGGAGCCGCATCGACTTGGCGCACGCGGCTGCGCTCGCCCCAAAGAATTTGCCAGTCCCCTTCGACGACGACCCCGAGAAAGCCCCACTGGCGCACGGCGTCGAGCACTTCGAAGCCGCCGAAGTCGAACATGTTTTGGCCCCCCTTCGATTGCTCGAGCGAGCGGAGGGCCTTGAGTTTCACGGTCATCGATTTCGCCGAACCGGAAATGCGGCGAACTTCGACGACGACCGTACGATCGGTTTTCGATTTCGGCGGCTTCTGCGTAAATTCGATATCGGCGAGCTTTTCTTCCACCAACACGGACGACGGCGGAAGCTGAACCTGGAACCGATCGAACTCGCCGCCGAAACTATTGACGGTCATCTCCGTTTCATACGAGATGCTGCGCGCATCGACCACGGCGAGGACGTCGGCCTTGGCTTCGAGCAACACTTGAATGCGGCGCGAAGCGCTTTCGATGACGCCCCAGGTGAGTTGAAACGCTCCGCCGACTCCCGACGCTTTGATACGGCTCCCCTTCGGCTCGGCCGCAACGGAATCCAACACGGCTCCCGTCGAGACCTGCGCGACGACGTTGACTTCCGGCACCGCCAGCGCCAGCGACGAAGTCCACGCGCGCGGCAAGCTCAATCGTAACCGATGCTGACCGGAAACCTGCTCCAAAGCCGTGACGGTCTTCAACGTGATTTCGTGCGGTTGGTCCCCGGCTCCTTGCAGCCACACGGCATATTCACGGCGCTCGGCATCGAACTGCAGCGCGAACTTACCCGGGCCTTTGTAGTCGGCTTGCTTCTCGAGCACCGCTCCTTGCAAGTCCAGCGGCACGCGAACCCAACCGGCGGCGTCGACGAAGACGACGAACTTCACGTCGATCCGCGCATAGCGATCGTCGGCGGTGCCCGTCGCCGCGAGGGCTTCGAATCGGTAGTCGGGCTTGCGACGTTCCGTAGCTGCTTCATCGCGCCGACGGATCATCTGCTCGAACTCTTCGAGCGAGAACCCAACGACCGGCTGCAAGTTGCCTCCCTTATTCAGGAAGTAATACAGCGACGGCTTCGCTTCCATCGCACTCGGCGGTTGGTCCGGCGCGGGTAAAGTGATGGCCGGTGGGACCGGTGGCGAAGCCGGGGCTGGTGCCGGCGGGGTCGGCGAAGGAGCTTGACCCTCTGTGGACACGGGAACTGGAGCGGGAACGATTGCCGGGGCCGGAGCGCCGGAGGCGGGTTTCGCCGTACCAGCGTCGGGAGTTTGCTGAGCCGAAGCCGTCTGCGGCGCGAACGGGCCGAGCGCAAGCAACATCGCGATCGACAGCAAGAAGGGCCCGAGCGTTCGAGGTGGCGACTGCACGATCGGAAGTACCGCTTGCTTGGCAATGAGTCGCTGAAGCGACGAGATGTGGAGGCCTGACGACGCATGGACGTAGAGCCATCGAGGTCGGCCACCGAGATAGTTGCCGAGCACTCTCAACACTTGCCGCTCATCGACGAGAGGTTACGCGCATGTCGATATATTTTAACCAGCTTGCGCAACGTCGCAAATCATTATTCCGCTTGCGCTTCGGTATGGTCGCTACAACCGGCACGTTCGGGCACGGTGAGGGCTTTTTCCGGTGCGGCAAGTCGTGAAATCACGACTTTGCCCGACGATGCAGCAAGTCGCTCAGTTCGCGGTGGAGCTCCGGGGTGGAAGCCGCGACAAAGCGGGGTTTCGTTACGTCGGCCGGGCCGCCGTCGTAGCTGGTAAGAATTCCACCCGCTTCCGTAACCAGGAGATAACCGGCGGCGACGTCCCACGCTTTCGTGTCTTTCGCCCAATAACCGTCGATCCGGCCGGCAGCGACATAGCAGAGATTCAGCGCCGAGGAACCCATCCGGCGAATCGCTTGCGCATGATCCATCACATTCAGAAAGTCGTCGACCGAAGGATCGCCCCGACCGACGCCCGGAGGGAAACTCACCGCGACCAAAGCCTTCGACAAACTCTTCACCGCGCTGACCCGCAATGGCTTGTCGTTTAAGAAGGCCCCTTGGCCGAGCGCGGCGGTGAAGCAATCGCCGGCCATCGGATCGAACACGATACCTGCCAACAACTTGCCGCGGCATTCGAGACCGATGGAAACGCAATACTGCGCGAGCCCGTGCACGTAGTTCGTCGTGCCGTCGAGCGGGTCGACGATCCAGCGATATCCTTCTTTTCCCACGGTCGACATGCCGTTTTCTTCGGCCAAGAAGCCGTGGTCGGGAAAGGCGTCCATGATGATCTTGCGAACGGTTTCCTGGCTCGCGAAATCAGCTTCGGTAACGAGGTCGGCTGGTCCTTTTTCAGTAACCGCGAAACGGCCGGCCCAATCTTGGAGCACGGCCCCGCCTGCGAGCGCTGCGTGGCGGCCGACCTTCAAATACTCCGCCAAATGAGGATCGAACGGCTCCGGCAACATTTCTGGCACGACGACGACCTCGTGGGGCTTGGTATTTTACAGTGTGCGGCGATTATAAGGATTCTCAACGTTTTGTCCCTGCCCCTTGGGGGAGGCGGTCCAAAATGCGGGGATCGGCCGATTTCCGGGAAAACGCTGGACTCGCGCCGGTGGGTTGCTAGGATACAAACGCCGCTGAAGCCGGTGCGGCAACGCCCGGCAACGCGGCCTTCATCGATTTTGATACGGAGTGACGTCGCCCGATTTCGCTCCGACAACCCGTCTCTGTTCCGGCCCCGTCGTCTCGCCTCGCAGTGAGCGGCGGGGTTTTTTTATTGCTCGGCAACGGAATCCCACCTTCTAAGCAGCGAACTTTTTTCGGCTGCCGTTCATACCCGATGAGTAAGACACCCGGCCCTTGGCAGCTTGACGGAACGAGCGGTCGCTTAGACATCGTCGGTTTCCAGGCCACGCTCGATCTCGCGCAGCCTCGGCTCGGCCTGCGAATGGCAAACTCAGCGGCAGCGGTTCTCGGGCTGCAACTCGGAACTTCACTTGTCGACTCGAGCGCAGTCGAGCCGGCCGAGTCGTATGTGCGTGGTGCCGACCTCGTAGCGACGTACAACCAAACCGAGGCGCGGCCGCTGCGCGTACAGGCCTATTGGCATGTCGCGGCTCTCGCGCATTCCTTCGTCGCGCGCGACGCCCGCCTGATCGAACTCCAAGTCTCGATCAACACGACGCTGCTCGACCTTCGGCCGACGATCGACGTCGTCACTCAGTTGAATTCGCCGGTCGAAAAGCTCACGTTCGGAGAAGCCTCGGCTTGGCTCGTCCGCTTCGCCGATCGGCCGTACACCTACATCGAAATTCCCCACCCGCGCGACTGCGCACGAACCGCTTTCGAGCCGGCCGCCGCTGGTCGCACGACGCTGCGCCATACGCTATTCGGGCGGAAGCTCGAAAAAGGGGTCATCATGCGCGGCCGAGTGCGCGGAGCCCTCGTACCGCGCGCAGACGATGTCGCTACGGCCGAAGCTCTGGTCGACGATCTGCTCAACGCCGCGCCTCCGCTGACGACCTAACCGAAGACCTAAACCATGCCGTAGTGCCGGCTTGGTCCGTCGCTTGATTGTGAACCGCGGCCCGTTGCGGTACGATCATCGCTCTCCCCCTGGATTTAGGTAACGCCTTATGCGCAAGGGCCTTGGGGTCTCGCCGGGCGTGGCCGTCGGTCAGGCTTACTGCGTCGACGAGATCTTCGTCCATCCGCTGCACACCCAACTCGCCGACTCCGAGGTCGATGCGGAGGTCCGTCGCTTCGACGATGCCTGCGAACGAACCGTCGTCGAGTTGCGCGCCTTGCAGCAGAAGGTCGTCGCGCAGGTCGGCGTCGGCGAAGCGGCCCACTTCTACGCGCAAGAAACGGTCCTCCGCGATGCCGGCTTTCCGGCCAAAGTGCGTCGGGAAATCATCGAGAATCGCCGCCCTGCGCCGGGTGCCCTACAGAGCGTCTTGAAAGAGTACGTCGATCTCCGCGCTGCGACGACCGATCCGTTTCTCAAGCGCCGGCTCAACGATCTGCGCGACGTCGTCATTCGCTTAAGCGGCCATCTTTCGCCCGTGCTGACGATCAACGCCGATGTCGTGTCGGGCCCGGTCATCATCATCGCGCGCGAGTTGCTGCCTTGGCAGATCATCGCGCTCGGCAACTTGCCGATCGCCGGAATCGTCACGCAGACCGGAGGTCGCACGAGCCACGCGGCGATCCTCGCCCGACGTCGCGGCATCCCGGCCGTTACCGGAGCGGCCGATATCGTGGGCCATTGCGGCAACGGCGACCTGCTGATCGTCGATGGTCGCTCGGGAACCGTGTTCGTCAATCCCGACGCCGAGCAAGAGAGCGCCTACCGCAAGCTCCAGCGCGAATACGTCGACTTACGCGGCCAACTGGCGGCGAATCGCGATCGTCCGACGCGCACCGCCGACGGAGTCGAACTCGCTCTTTTGGCGAACATCAACGGAGCCGACGATGCCGGAACCGCCGCCTCGATGGGGGCTTCCGGCGTCGGCCTCTATCGCACGGAGTATCTCTTCCTCGCGCACACTTCGGTGCCGACCGAAGAAGAGCAATTGGAGAACTATCGTTCGGTAGTCGCCGCGGCGCCGGGCAAGCAAGTCGTCATCCGCACGCTCGACCTCGGCGGCGACAAAACGATTCCTTTCCTCGGCCACGATCGAGAAGCGAACCCCTTTATGGGCTGGCGGTCGATCCGCCTCTCGTTCGAACATCCCGAGTTTTTTCTGACGCAAATTCGCGCGATCTTGCGCGCCGCCGCAACTTCGGACGCGGCCGATGCCGATGTGAAAATTCTCTTCCCGATGATCACCACCTTGGAAGAAATTCGCCGCATTCGCGCGATGGTTCGCAAAGCGGGCAAGCAATTACTCGCCGAGAAGAAGGCCTTTCGCTACGTTCCGTTCGGCATCATGATCGAGGTGCCCGCCGCCGCCTTTACGATCGAGTCGTTGATGCGCGAGGTCGATTTCGTTTCGATCGGCTCCAACGATTTAGTGCAATACCTGATGGCGGCCGATCGCGACAACCCGAAGGTAAGTCATCTGTGCGAGCCGCTGAGCCCGCCGGTGTTGCATGTTCTCTCGCGCTTGATTCAAGCGTGTAATAAGGCGGGAAAACCGGTGACCCTTTGCGGCGAAATGGCCGGCCAGCCGCGCGCGTTCGTCGCGCTCTTGGGGATGGGCCTGCGTTCGTTCAGCATGAGCCCGGCCTTGATCCCGACGATCAAAGACCTCGCCGCGCATATCAGCATCGAGCAAGCGAAACAGATCGTGTGTGAAGTGCTCGAACAAAAGACGACCATCAAAGTACAATCGCTCTTGAGTCGCAGACTGCAC
It encodes:
- the ptsP gene encoding phosphoenolpyruvate--protein phosphotransferase encodes the protein MRKGLGVSPGVAVGQAYCVDEIFVHPLHTQLADSEVDAEVRRFDDACERTVVELRALQQKVVAQVGVGEAAHFYAQETVLRDAGFPAKVRREIIENRRPAPGALQSVLKEYVDLRAATTDPFLKRRLNDLRDVVIRLSGHLSPVLTINADVVSGPVIIIARELLPWQIIALGNLPIAGIVTQTGGRTSHAAILARRRGIPAVTGAADIVGHCGNGDLLIVDGRSGTVFVNPDAEQESAYRKLQREYVDLRGQLAANRDRPTRTADGVELALLANINGADDAGTAASMGASGVGLYRTEYLFLAHTSVPTEEEQLENYRSVVAAAPGKQVVIRTLDLGGDKTIPFLGHDREANPFMGWRSIRLSFEHPEFFLTQIRAILRAAATSDAADADVKILFPMITTLEEIRRIRAMVRKAGKQLLAEKKAFRYVPFGIMIEVPAAAFTIESLMREVDFVSIGSNDLVQYLMAADRDNPKVSHLCEPLSPPVLHVLSRLIQACNKAGKPVTLCGEMAGQPRAFVALLGMGLRSFSMSPALIPTIKDLAAHISIEQAKQIVCEVLEQKTTIKVQSLLSRRLHELAPALEALESAD
- a CDS encoding inositol monophosphatase — encoded protein: MAEYLKVGRHAALAGGAVLQDWAGRFAVTEKGPADLVTEADFASQETVRKIIMDAFPDHGFLAEENGMSTVGKEGYRWIVDPLDGTTNYVHGLAQYCVSIGLECRGKLLAGIVFDPMAGDCFTAALGQGAFLNDKPLRVSAVKSLSKALVAVSFPPGVGRGDPSVDDFLNVMDHAQAIRRMGSSALNLCYVAAGRIDGYWAKDTKAWDVAAGYLLVTEAGGILTSYDGGPADVTKPRFVAASTPELHRELSDLLHRRAKS